One window from the genome of Breoghania sp. L-A4 encodes:
- a CDS encoding M10 family metallopeptidase, with amino-acid sequence MSGTGNTTKSVASTGNQFIDGVLTYDAWADSTLYYSFSTSSAAYSYTGTGNEDLPANFNAITAAQQTAAHFALSADDGPSASAGFSLEGFTAINVASLGSTNSSTAEIRFGETSSSSLGTAQVADFPGNYITGPSGDNGDVWFGSYSGYIYRTPVAGNYAWHTHLHEIGHALGLKHGQENSGAGPTPAAYDSMEYSVMTYRSYVNDPLIGGYSNETYGYAQSYMMADIAALQHMYGADFTTNSGDTVYKWNPNSGDTLVNGAVAIDAGGNRIFATVWDGGGTDTYDLSSYTTALMLDLRPGEHSVFSAVQLAYLGDGNYSRGNIFNALQYQSDTRSLIENAIGGSGDDTITGNAANNTLQGGNGADMLYGGLGNDTLEGGAGADLLDGQGGWDMASYAGSSAAVTVNLGDGLTETGGDAEGDQLLRIEHLEGSVFHDTLIGNAGINYLYGGNGNDTLEGGAGADLLDGQGGWDRASYAGSSAAVTVNLGDGLTETGGDAEGDLLLRIEHLEGSAFDDTLIGSAGINYLYGGDGNDTLEGGAGADRLDGQGGWDRASYTGSSAAVTVNLGDGLVESGGDAEGDQLLRIEHLEGSAFHDTLIGSAGINYLYGGDGNDTLEGGAGADRLDGQGGWDMASYAGSSAAVSVNLGDGLVESGGDAEGDRLLRIEHLEGSAFSDTLIGSAGINYLFGGDGNDTLEGGAGADRLDGQGGWDKVSYAGSSAGVSVNLGDGLVESGGDAEGDQLLRIEHLEGSSYADILTGSAGINWMGGGAGADELAGGGGNDRLSGGTGADDFIFNTGDGSDTITDFELGLDDIRILSGASSFGDLTITDSGANALVQFADVSITLLNVDHTLLMSDDFLFA; translated from the coding sequence GAAGGATTTACCGCGATCAATGTGGCTTCGCTGGGGAGCACCAACAGCTCGACGGCGGAGATCCGTTTTGGCGAAACGTCGTCGTCAAGTCTCGGAACAGCCCAGGTCGCTGACTTTCCCGGCAACTATATTACGGGTCCGTCCGGCGACAACGGGGACGTCTGGTTCGGTTCTTACAGCGGCTATATCTACCGCACGCCGGTGGCGGGCAATTACGCCTGGCATACCCATCTGCATGAGATCGGCCATGCGCTTGGTCTCAAGCACGGTCAGGAAAACTCCGGCGCCGGGCCGACGCCGGCGGCCTACGATTCCATGGAATATTCCGTGATGACCTATCGTTCCTATGTGAACGATCCGCTGATCGGCGGCTATTCCAACGAGACCTATGGTTATGCGCAGTCCTACATGATGGCGGACATCGCCGCGCTGCAGCACATGTATGGCGCGGACTTCACGACCAACAGCGGCGACACGGTCTACAAGTGGAATCCGAATTCCGGCGACACGCTGGTCAATGGTGCAGTCGCGATCGATGCGGGCGGCAACCGGATTTTCGCGACCGTCTGGGATGGCGGCGGCACCGACACGTATGATCTCAGCAGCTACACGACCGCGCTGATGCTGGACTTGCGCCCCGGCGAGCATTCGGTGTTCAGCGCCGTTCAGCTCGCCTATCTCGGGGACGGCAACTACTCGCGTGGCAACATTTTCAATGCGCTGCAATATCAAAGCGATACCCGCTCGCTGATTGAGAACGCCATTGGCGGCTCCGGCGACGACACGATCACCGGTAATGCGGCAAACAACACCTTGCAAGGCGGCAACGGCGCCGACATGCTGTACGGCGGCCTTGGGAACGACACGCTCGAAGGCGGCGCCGGCGCCGACCTGCTCGACGGTCAGGGCGGCTGGGACATGGCGAGCTACGCGGGCTCATCGGCCGCCGTGACCGTCAATCTGGGTGACGGGCTGACCGAAACAGGCGGCGACGCTGAGGGCGACCAGCTGTTGCGTATCGAGCATCTAGAAGGATCGGTCTTCCACGATACGCTTATCGGCAACGCCGGCATCAATTACCTGTATGGCGGTAACGGCAACGACACGCTCGAAGGCGGCGCCGGCGCCGATCTGCTCGACGGCCAGGGCGGGTGGGACAGGGCGAGTTACGCGGGCTCGTCGGCTGCTGTGACCGTCAATCTCGGCGACGGGCTGACCGAAACAGGCGGTGACGCCGAGGGCGACCTGCTGTTGCGTATCGAGCATCTCGAAGGATCGGCCTTCGACGACACCCTTATCGGTAGCGCCGGCATCAACTACCTGTATGGCGGGGATGGCAACGATACGCTCGAAGGTGGCGCCGGCGCCGACCGTCTTGACGGTCAGGGCGGCTGGGACAGGGCGAGTTACACGGGCTCATCGGCCGCTGTGACCGTCAATCTCGGTGATGGACTGGTCGAGTCCGGTGGCGATGCGGAGGGCGACCAGCTGCTGCGTATCGAGCATCTCGAAGGATCGGCGTTTCATGACACGCTTATCGGCAGCGCCGGCATCAACTACCTGTATGGCGGGGATGGCAACGATACGCTCGAAGGTGGCGCCGGCGCCGACCGGCTTGACGGTCAGGGCGGGTGGGACATGGCGAGCTACGCGGGCTCATCGGCCGCCGTGAGCGTCAATCTGGGCGACGGGCTGGTCGAGTCCGGCGGTGATGCGGAGGGCGACCGGCTGTTGCGCATCGAGCATCTCGAAGGATCGGCTTTCAGCGATACCCTTATCGGCAGCGCCGGTATCAACTACCTGTTTGGCGGCGATGGCAACGACACGCTCGAAGGTGGCGCCGGCGCCGACCGTCTCGACGGTCAGGGCGGGTGGGACAAGGTGAGCTACGCGGGCTCATCGGCCGGGGTGAGCGTCAATCTGGGCGACGGGCTGGTTGAGTCTGGTGGCGACGCCGAGGGCGATCAGCTTCTGCGTATCGAGCATCTCGAAGGCTCAAGCTACGCCGATATCCTGACCGGTTCTGCCGGGATCAATTGGATGGGTGGCGGTGCCGGTGCCGACGAACTGGCCGGCGGCGGGGGCAACGACCGCTTGAGCGGCGGCACGGGCGCTGACGATTTCATCTTCAACACCGGCGACGGCAGCGACACGATCACCGACTTCGAGCTCGGCCTCGACGACATCCGGATTCTCTCCGGCGCATCGAGTTTCGGCGATCTGACGATCACCGACAGCGGCGCCAACGCTCTGGTGCAGTTCGCCGATGTGTCCATCACACTGCTGAACGTCGACCACACGCTTCTCATGTCGGATGACTTTCTTTTCGCCTGA